One stretch of Verrucomicrobiia bacterium DNA includes these proteins:
- a CDS encoding GIY-YIG nuclease family protein, whose protein sequence is MNKSTPFSLRIFIVDGDPDGLRLVDRSNWIGKAVMFPRALYAKVRDRDEFQQTGVYLLIGPRDNGDGEMIYIGEGDPVRPRFEQHYAKKDFWTRGVFFVAGPGQLNKAHVQYLEARLIKRALGAKRTPLENGNHPAEPTLSEADRADMDVFLDNILGMLPVLGIVAFEQSQQSSSADVILLTCSKKGISASGYETPQGFVVKIGSKASIDDSPSLMENFSYVCDLRVELVKNGVLAREGNSLVFSQNYTFNSPSLASSIVLGRPSNGRIEWKDVNGRTLRQIQEAQASA, encoded by the coding sequence ATGAATAAATCAACACCATTTTCACTGCGTATTTTTATTGTCGATGGTGATCCTGACGGGCTCCGTTTGGTGGACCGTAGCAATTGGATCGGCAAAGCAGTGATGTTTCCGCGCGCTCTTTATGCGAAAGTTCGTGATCGAGACGAGTTCCAGCAAACTGGAGTTTACCTGCTGATAGGACCGCGAGACAATGGTGATGGTGAAATGATATATATTGGTGAAGGTGATCCAGTGCGCCCGCGATTTGAGCAGCACTATGCCAAGAAGGATTTTTGGACGCGCGGGGTGTTCTTTGTGGCAGGACCTGGGCAGCTAAACAAAGCGCACGTTCAGTATTTAGAAGCGCGTTTAATTAAACGGGCTTTAGGAGCCAAGCGCACCCCTTTGGAGAATGGAAACCACCCTGCAGAACCGACTTTATCTGAGGCTGATCGAGCTGATATGGATGTGTTTTTGGATAATATCCTTGGAATGTTGCCAGTGCTTGGAATTGTAGCTTTTGAGCAGAGCCAGCAATCTTCGAGTGCAGATGTTATACTCTTGACTTGTAGTAAAAAGGGCATTTCTGCGTCTGGTTACGAAACGCCACAAGGTTTTGTAGTTAAAATTGGTTCTAAAGCTTCAATCGACGATTCGCCATCTTTAATGGAGAACTTTAGCTACGTCTGCGATTTACGTGTTGAATTGGTTAAGAATGGTGTTTTAGCTCGAGAAGGGAATTCATTGGTTTTCTCGCAAAACTACACATTTAATTCTCCTTCATTGGCGTCATCAATCGTGTTAGGACGTCCTTCGAATGGTCGCATTGAATGGAAAGACGTAAATGGTAGAACACTTCGGCAAATACAGGAGGCTCAAGCAAGTGCCTAA
- a CDS encoding c-type cytochrome domain-containing protein yields the protein MKNSLKTSLQKSVLLAGIFALVSTFFLTEAFASGGGAKPAETFSWAAFLGPFHTVVLHLPIGFMTIALVLEALHFFQPADLLRKVIRLILVLTALTAALAAGLGWMRGLGADYDPVTLDRHRWAGVAFAVVTGITAALSFALGKARAIRGLYFAFIGLCMGVMTITGHLGGNLTHGSTYLTENAPEFIKKLAGGKSTTAIVEPPKDEATKYYVEHIKPLFEAKCFSCHGPEKQKGDLRLDVREAVLKGGDSGEPAVKLDDPAASYLLRLVMMPPDHDDVMPPSGKGTVSEEEIMKLIRWIRAGAVYPEAVPSVATNASGTAAR from the coding sequence ATGAAAAACAGTTTGAAGACATCGTTGCAGAAATCAGTGCTCCTGGCCGGGATTTTCGCCCTCGTCAGCACCTTTTTTTTAACCGAGGCATTCGCCTCAGGCGGAGGTGCCAAGCCCGCGGAAACCTTCAGCTGGGCCGCGTTCCTCGGGCCCTTTCACACCGTAGTGCTGCATCTGCCCATCGGCTTCATGACCATCGCCCTCGTCCTGGAAGCACTCCACTTCTTTCAACCCGCCGACCTCTTGCGGAAGGTCATCCGCCTTATCCTCGTCCTCACCGCCCTCACCGCGGCACTCGCTGCCGGGCTTGGCTGGATGCGCGGCCTGGGCGCGGATTACGATCCCGTCACCCTCGACCGCCACCGCTGGGCTGGCGTCGCCTTTGCCGTCGTCACCGGCATCACTGCCGCCCTCAGCTTCGCCCTTGGAAAGGCCCGGGCCATCCGCGGCCTCTACTTCGCCTTCATCGGCCTGTGCATGGGCGTGATGACCATCACCGGCCACCTCGGCGGCAATCTCACTCACGGCAGCACCTACCTCACGGAGAACGCGCCGGAGTTCATCAAGAAACTCGCCGGCGGCAAGAGCACGACGGCCATCGTGGAACCCCCGAAAGATGAGGCCACCAAGTATTATGTGGAACACATAAAACCCCTCTTTGAAGCCAAGTGCTTTTCCTGCCACGGCCCGGAGAAGCAGAAGGGCGATCTGCGGCTGGATGTGCGCGAAGCCGTCCTCAAAGGTGGCGATAGCGGAGAACCGGCGGTCAAGCTGGATGATCCCGCAGCCAGTTACCTGCTTCGCCTTGTGATGATGCCGCCGGACCACGATGATGTGATGCCGCCATCTGGCAAAGGCACCGTGAGCGAGGAAGAGATCATGAAGCTCATCCGCTGGATACGCGCCGGAGCCGTGTATCCGGAAGCCGTCCCCAGCGTGGCTACCAACGCCAGCGGAACTGCGGCGAGATAA
- a CDS encoding restriction endonuclease subunit S has translation MKKGWQRKRLDEVCEISMGQSPDGDSYNTTGEGVPLINGPVEFSDESFGETIRSKFTTEPTKFCKRGDLILCVRGSTTGRMNIAGFDACIGRGVAAIRAKEYQPWINHFINSKRDEIHGKGTGATFPNVSGATLAGFELIMPPIDEQRRIVGVLDEAFAGLATAKANTEKNLQNARAIFESHLQSVFTQRGKGWVQSKLDDVCGFQNGFAFKSNTFKPSGVPILRISNIQDGRVDTDNRLVFFDPKDYKENLDRYRVVENDLLIAMSGATTGKLGFNTQRTVSYLNQRVGKFEPGEKLNKRFLYHFLSTKVEENLRISAGAAQPNLSTEQIKGFMLPLPAIDEQTRIVETFETLQSKTQRLESIYQQKLAALEALKKSLLHQAFEGKL, from the coding sequence ATGAAGAAGGGGTGGCAACGGAAAAGATTGGATGAAGTATGCGAAATCAGCATGGGGCAAAGCCCTGATGGTGACAGCTACAACACGACTGGAGAAGGCGTGCCGCTCATCAATGGCCCGGTAGAGTTCAGTGATGAATCTTTTGGCGAGACAATTCGTTCCAAGTTCACCACTGAGCCCACGAAATTCTGTAAGAGAGGTGATCTTATCCTGTGTGTTCGAGGTTCGACGACTGGGCGAATGAACATAGCTGGCTTTGATGCTTGTATTGGACGTGGTGTGGCTGCCATCCGAGCTAAGGAATATCAGCCATGGATCAATCACTTCATCAATTCCAAGCGGGATGAGATTCATGGGAAAGGTACAGGAGCTACTTTCCCTAACGTTTCAGGCGCAACGTTAGCTGGCTTTGAATTGATCATGCCTCCGATTGATGAGCAGCGGCGGATTGTGGGGGTGTTGGATGAAGCGTTTGCCGGGTTGGCGACGGCCAAAGCCAACACCGAAAAGAACCTCCAAAACGCCCGCGCCATCTTTGAAAGCCACCTCCAATCCGTCTTCACCCAGCGCGGCAAAGGTTGGGTTCAATCAAAACTGGACGACGTATGCGGATTTCAGAACGGATTTGCATTTAAGAGCAACACTTTTAAGCCATCAGGTGTCCCGATTCTGCGTATTTCTAATATTCAAGATGGCCGAGTTGATACTGATAACAGGCTCGTTTTTTTTGACCCTAAAGACTACAAGGAGAATCTAGACAGATATCGGGTGGTTGAGAATGATCTGCTGATAGCGATGTCAGGTGCAACTACAGGAAAACTTGGATTCAACACCCAGAGAACAGTCTCTTATTTGAATCAACGGGTTGGAAAGTTTGAGCCGGGAGAAAAACTCAACAAGCGTTTTCTTTATCACTTTCTTTCCACAAAAGTTGAGGAGAATCTTCGTATTTCAGCAGGTGCAGCTCAGCCCAATTTAAGCACGGAACAAATCAAAGGATTTATGCTGCCGCTGCCAGCTATTGATGAACAAACACGCATCGTTGAAACGTTCGAAACTTTGCAGTCTAAAACCCAACGCCTCGAATCCATTTACCAGCAAAAGCTCGCCGCGTTGGAGGCCTTGAAAAAGTCGCTGCTGCATCAGGCTTTCGAAGGGAAGCTTTAA
- a CDS encoding phosphoenolpyruvate carboxykinase (GTP) — MNTKLFGERSTQNPHVLAFVEDAVKLCQPDRVFWCDGSEGEKAYLLQVAVEAGVLIQLNQEKLPGCYYHRSHPNDVARVEQCTYICTPKAEDAGPTNNWADPKTMYAKLNGLLAGSMRGRTLYVVPYLMGPLGSPMTKVGIELTDSIYVVLNMRTMARMGVQAYEQLGMGSDFNRGTHCTCDLDPEKRFICHFPQDNQIMSVGSGYGGNALLGKKCLALRIGSYLGRNEGWLAEHMLVLGVESPEGEKTWVAAAFPSACGKTNFAMLIPPERYKGWKVWTLGDDIAWMKPGPDGKLYAINPEAGYFGVAPGTNFKTNPNAMRSIQKDTIYTNVALLPDGDVWWEGKDGEPPKECLDWKGNKWTPDSKEKAAHPNSRFTAPMANNPMLAPEANDPNGVPVSAIIFGGRRATTLPLVFQAFNWVHGVYIGATMGSETTAAAVGAVGQVRRDPMAMLPFCGYNMGEYFCHWLRMRKLVKYPPRVFHVNWFRKDGEGKFLWPGFSENMRVLKWIIDRCHGRANANETPLGWVPGPESFDLTGMKDFDIGNLEKAQEINTEEWRRELISQDELFLKLYSHLPKEMIFQRELLVSRL; from the coding sequence ATGAATACGAAACTTTTTGGAGAGCGCAGCACCCAGAATCCGCACGTGCTCGCGTTCGTGGAGGACGCGGTGAAGTTGTGCCAGCCGGATAGGGTCTTTTGGTGTGATGGCTCGGAGGGGGAGAAGGCGTATCTGCTGCAGGTGGCGGTGGAGGCGGGGGTGTTGATCCAATTGAACCAGGAGAAGTTGCCGGGGTGTTACTATCATCGCTCGCATCCGAATGACGTGGCGCGCGTGGAGCAGTGCACCTACATCTGCACGCCGAAGGCGGAGGACGCGGGGCCGACGAATAATTGGGCGGATCCGAAGACGATGTATGCGAAGCTGAACGGGTTGCTCGCCGGGTCGATGCGCGGTCGCACGCTGTATGTGGTGCCTTACCTGATGGGGCCGCTGGGTTCGCCGATGACGAAGGTGGGGATCGAGCTGACGGATTCCATCTACGTGGTGCTGAACATGCGCACGATGGCGCGCATGGGGGTGCAGGCTTACGAGCAATTGGGGATGGGGAGTGACTTCAATCGCGGCACGCATTGCACGTGCGATCTGGATCCGGAGAAGCGGTTCATCTGCCATTTCCCGCAGGATAACCAGATCATGTCGGTGGGCTCGGGTTACGGCGGCAATGCGTTGCTGGGGAAGAAATGCCTGGCATTGCGCATCGGGTCGTATCTGGGGCGGAACGAAGGTTGGCTGGCGGAACACATGTTGGTGCTGGGCGTGGAATCGCCGGAGGGCGAGAAGACGTGGGTGGCGGCGGCGTTCCCGAGCGCGTGCGGCAAGACTAACTTCGCGATGCTCATCCCACCGGAGCGTTATAAGGGGTGGAAGGTGTGGACGTTGGGCGATGACATCGCGTGGATGAAGCCGGGCCCGGACGGGAAGCTCTACGCGATCAATCCGGAGGCGGGCTACTTCGGCGTCGCGCCGGGGACGAATTTCAAGACGAACCCGAACGCGATGCGATCGATCCAAAAGGACACGATCTACACGAACGTGGCGCTCCTCCCGGACGGCGATGTGTGGTGGGAGGGCAAGGATGGTGAGCCGCCGAAGGAGTGCCTCGACTGGAAAGGCAACAAGTGGACGCCGGACTCGAAAGAGAAAGCGGCGCATCCGAACAGTCGTTTCACGGCACCAATGGCGAACAACCCGATGCTCGCCCCGGAAGCGAATGATCCGAACGGTGTGCCGGTGAGCGCGATCATCTTCGGTGGTCGCCGCGCAACGACGTTGCCGCTGGTGTTCCAGGCGTTCAATTGGGTACACGGAGTTTACATCGGCGCGACGATGGGTTCGGAAACGACTGCAGCCGCCGTAGGTGCGGTGGGACAGGTTCGCCGTGATCCGATGGCGATGTTGCCTTTCTGCGGTTACAACATGGGCGAGTATTTCTGCCACTGGTTGCGCATGCGGAAGCTGGTGAAGTATCCGCCGCGCGTCTTCCACGTGAACTGGTTCCGCAAGGATGGCGAGGGGAAGTTCCTGTGGCCGGGTTTCAGCGAGAACATGCGCGTGTTGAAGTGGATCATCGACCGTTGCCACGGTCGCGCCAATGCGAATGAGACGCCGCTGGGCTGGGTGCCGGGACCGGAATCGTTCGACCTGACGGGGATGAAGGATTTCGACATCGGCAATCTGGAGAAGGCGCAGGAGATCAATACGGAAGAGTGGCGGCGCGAGTTGATTTCACAGGATGAATTGTTCCTGAAGCTCTACTCGCATCTGCCGAAGGAGATGATCTTTCAGCGGGAGCTGCTGGTGTCGAGGTTGTAA
- a CDS encoding DEAD/DEAH box helicase family protein, translated as MNEAETRAEYIDPALKAAGWGVVEGSRIRREHKIAPGRIEGHGKKGKEIIADYVLEYRNTKLAVIEAKAWDEELTEGVGQAKDYAGKLAIRYTYATNGQGIYGIDMETGREGMVAAYPTPDELWAMTYAKENAWRDRFNEVPYPNKSGSWDIRFYQEIAVKRVLERIADGRDRILLTLATGTGKTSIAFQIAWKLFQARWNLGDEPSRRPRILFLADRNTLATQAYNDFTSFAAFADDALTRVKPEEIRKKGSVPKNASVFFTIFQTFMSGPPKDGQPSPYFGEYPPDFFDFIIIDECHRGGANDESSWRDILEYFSPAVQLGLTATPKRKDNVDTYAYFGEPVFIYSLKEGINDGFLTPFRVRQIQTTLDYYVYTSDDTVVEGEIEGGKIYEEADFNKSIEIREREKKRVEIFMGEINQKEKTLVFCANQAHALLIRDLINQVKMSKDPLYCVRVTANDGALGDQYLRDFQDNEKTIPTILTTSQKLSTGVDARNVRNIVLLRPVNSMIEFKQIIGRGTRLYDGKEYFTIYDFVKAHQHFMDPEWDGEPVDPEVCDVCGKYPCACAKPEKKPCPECGQQPCECPAEACEVCGATPCVCQKKKPKVKVKLADGKERSIQHMMMTSFWHPDGTPMSSQQFMEMLFGKLPDFFKNEDELRELWSAPDTRAKLLQGLAEKGFTHDALGEMQKLIDAEKSDLFDVLLHVAYARAPITREERAARAKVSISSHFGTKQRVFLDFVLSHYVSIGVEELDQEKLTPLLKLKYSAISDAIAELGKPEEIGRAFAGFQRYLYERAA; from the coding sequence ATGAACGAAGCCGAGACACGCGCCGAGTATATTGATCCCGCCTTGAAAGCGGCGGGTTGGGGCGTGGTGGAGGGCAGTCGTATCCGGCGCGAACACAAGATTGCGCCGGGGCGTATCGAAGGTCATGGGAAGAAGGGGAAGGAGATCATTGCGGATTATGTGCTGGAGTATCGGAATACGAAACTGGCGGTGATCGAGGCCAAGGCGTGGGATGAGGAACTGACGGAGGGTGTGGGGCAGGCGAAGGATTATGCGGGCAAGCTGGCGATCCGCTATACCTACGCGACGAACGGGCAGGGCATCTACGGCATAGATATGGAAACAGGAAGGGAAGGCATGGTAGCCGCCTATCCCACTCCCGATGAACTGTGGGCGATGACGTATGCCAAGGAGAATGCCTGGCGGGATCGCTTCAACGAGGTGCCGTATCCGAACAAGAGCGGAAGCTGGGACATCCGGTTCTACCAAGAGATCGCGGTCAAACGGGTGCTGGAGCGGATAGCAGATGGGCGGGATCGTATTCTGCTGACCTTGGCCACGGGCACCGGCAAAACCTCGATCGCATTTCAGATCGCGTGGAAACTTTTTCAAGCGCGTTGGAATCTGGGCGATGAGCCGTCGCGTCGGCCACGCATTCTTTTCCTCGCAGACCGGAATACGCTGGCGACCCAAGCCTATAATGATTTCACATCCTTTGCGGCTTTCGCGGATGATGCTCTGACACGGGTTAAGCCGGAGGAGATTCGGAAGAAGGGCAGTGTGCCGAAGAATGCGAGTGTGTTCTTTACGATTTTCCAGACGTTCATGAGTGGACCGCCGAAGGATGGGCAGCCATCGCCTTACTTTGGGGAGTATCCACCGGACTTTTTCGATTTCATCATCATTGATGAGTGTCATCGCGGTGGGGCTAATGACGAGAGCAGTTGGCGGGACATTCTCGAATATTTTTCACCCGCAGTGCAGCTCGGTCTGACAGCGACGCCGAAGCGGAAGGATAACGTGGATACCTACGCCTACTTCGGCGAACCGGTGTTCATCTACTCGCTGAAGGAAGGTATCAATGACGGGTTCCTGACGCCTTTCCGCGTGCGGCAAATCCAAACTACGCTGGATTACTACGTCTATACTTCCGATGACACGGTGGTGGAGGGGGAGATCGAGGGCGGGAAGATTTATGAAGAGGCGGATTTCAACAAGAGCATCGAAATCCGTGAGCGCGAGAAGAAGCGGGTGGAAATCTTCATGGGCGAGATCAACCAGAAGGAGAAGACGCTGGTATTCTGCGCGAATCAGGCGCACGCATTGCTCATCCGTGATCTGATCAACCAAGTGAAGATGAGCAAAGATCCGCTCTACTGCGTGCGGGTGACGGCGAATGATGGGGCGCTGGGTGACCAGTATTTGCGCGATTTTCAGGATAACGAGAAGACCATTCCGACTATCCTCACGACATCGCAGAAGCTTTCTACGGGGGTGGATGCGCGGAATGTGCGGAACATCGTGTTACTGCGACCGGTCAACTCGATGATCGAGTTCAAACAGATCATCGGGCGAGGCACGCGGCTGTATGACGGGAAGGAGTATTTCACGATCTATGATTTCGTGAAGGCGCATCAGCACTTCATGGACCCGGAATGGGATGGTGAGCCGGTGGACCCAGAGGTATGTGATGTGTGCGGCAAGTATCCGTGTGCCTGTGCGAAGCCGGAGAAGAAGCCGTGTCCCGAGTGCGGGCAGCAACCATGCGAGTGTCCGGCAGAAGCGTGTGAGGTGTGTGGGGCAACGCCATGCGTGTGCCAGAAGAAGAAGCCCAAAGTGAAGGTGAAGCTGGCGGATGGCAAGGAGCGGAGCATCCAGCACATGATGATGACGAGCTTTTGGCATCCAGATGGAACGCCGATGTCTTCCCAGCAGTTCATGGAAATGCTGTTCGGCAAGTTGCCGGACTTTTTCAAGAACGAGGATGAATTGCGCGAGCTGTGGAGTGCGCCGGATACGCGGGCGAAGTTATTGCAAGGGCTGGCGGAGAAAGGGTTCACACATGATGCGCTGGGGGAGATGCAAAAACTGATCGATGCGGAGAAGAGTGATCTCTTCGATGTGCTGCTGCATGTGGCCTACGCGCGGGCACCGATCACACGTGAGGAGAGAGCGGCGCGAGCGAAGGTATCCATCAGCTCGCACTTCGGTACGAAGCAACGGGTGTTCTTGGATTTTGTGTTGTCGCATTATGTGAGCATCGGCGTGGAGGAGTTGGATCAGGAGAAGCTGACGCCGTTGTTGAAGCTGAAGTATAGCGCGATATCGGATGCGATTGCGGAGCTCGGGAAACCAGAGGAGATCGGGAGAGCGTTCGCGGGGTTTCAGAGGTATCTTTACGAGAGGGCGGCGTAG
- a CDS encoding N-6 DNA methylase, with product MFEQAFRNIDDALRKEAGCTTELDYTEQTSWLLFLKYLDGLEQDKADEAKMEGKRYQFILDKDYRWESWAAPKDKDGKIDHNKALSGDDLTEFVNRKLFPYLQGFKAKATGSNTLEYKIGEIFGEIKNRIQSGYNLRDIIDHIDELRFRSQTEKHELSHLYEAKIKNMGNAGRNGGEYYTPRPLIRAMIQVVKPKIGETIYDGAVGSAGFLCEAHDYLSQGKLTTKDLQTLQTRTFYGKEKKSLAYVIAIMNMILHGIEAPNIVHTNTLAENLADIQEKDRYHVVLANPPFGGKERPEVQQNFPIRTGETAFLFLQHFIKILKAGGRGAIVIKNTFLSNSDNASVSLRKLLLESCNLYTVLDCPGGTFQGAGVKTVVLFFEKGAPTRKVWFYQLDPGRSLGKTNPLNDDDLAEFVKLQKTFTDSPKSWSLNVKDIDAETYDLSVKNPNGGEEVTHRSPQEIMEEIAALDMESAEVLGKIRGLLR from the coding sequence ATGTTTGAACAAGCTTTCAGGAATATTGACGACGCTCTCAGGAAAGAGGCGGGGTGTACCACAGAGCTAGACTATACGGAGCAGACGTCGTGGTTGCTGTTTTTGAAGTACCTGGATGGGTTGGAGCAGGACAAGGCGGATGAGGCCAAGATGGAAGGGAAGAGATACCAATTCATCTTGGATAAGGATTATCGTTGGGAGAGTTGGGCGGCTCCGAAGGACAAGGATGGGAAGATTGACCATAACAAGGCGCTGAGCGGGGATGACTTGACGGAGTTTGTGAACAGGAAACTGTTCCCCTATCTGCAAGGGTTCAAGGCTAAGGCGACGGGGTCGAATACGCTGGAGTACAAGATCGGGGAAATCTTTGGGGAGATTAAGAATCGCATTCAGAGCGGATACAATCTGCGGGACATCATTGATCATATTGATGAACTGCGGTTCCGCTCGCAGACGGAGAAACATGAGCTGAGCCATCTGTATGAGGCGAAGATCAAGAACATGGGGAATGCGGGGCGGAATGGCGGGGAGTATTACACGCCGCGTCCGCTCATCAGGGCGATGATTCAGGTGGTGAAGCCGAAGATTGGGGAGACGATCTATGACGGGGCGGTGGGTTCGGCGGGGTTCTTGTGCGAGGCGCATGATTACCTATCGCAAGGGAAGCTGACGACGAAGGATTTACAGACGTTGCAGACGCGGACGTTTTACGGGAAGGAGAAGAAGTCACTCGCGTATGTGATCGCCATCATGAACATGATTCTGCATGGGATTGAGGCACCGAATATCGTGCACACGAATACGCTGGCGGAGAATCTGGCGGATATTCAGGAGAAAGACCGGTATCATGTGGTGCTGGCGAATCCGCCGTTTGGCGGGAAGGAGCGGCCGGAGGTGCAGCAGAATTTCCCGATTCGCACGGGAGAGACGGCGTTTCTCTTCCTGCAACACTTTATCAAGATACTGAAGGCGGGCGGGCGCGGAGCCATTGTCATCAAGAACACGTTTCTTTCCAATTCCGACAATGCCTCGGTGAGTTTGCGGAAGCTGCTGTTGGAGAGTTGCAACCTATATACAGTGTTGGATTGCCCGGGGGGGACGTTCCAAGGAGCCGGGGTGAAGACGGTGGTGCTGTTCTTTGAGAAGGGCGCGCCGACGCGAAAGGTGTGGTTCTACCAGCTAGACCCGGGCCGCAGCTTGGGTAAGACGAACCCGCTGAATGACGATGACTTGGCGGAGTTTGTGAAACTGCAGAAGACGTTTACCGATTCTCCCAAGAGCTGGAGCTTGAATGTAAAAGATATTGATGCGGAAACGTATGACCTTTCGGTGAAGAACCCGAACGGAGGCGAAGAAGTGACGCATCGCAGCCCACAGGAGATTATGGAGGAGATTGCTGCCTTGGATATGGAAAGCGCGGAGGTGTTGGGAAAAATTAGGGGGCTGTTGAGATGA
- a CDS encoding prepilin-type N-terminal cleavage/methylation domain-containing protein translates to MKCRIETSRRSTPAGFTLVELLVVIAIIAILAGMLLPALSKAKQKAAQTSCMNTMKGLGTAMHMYLGDAQNEIPYARFTMNGNKEGLCWDDLLQPYLGGTASLEQLSGNYYTKTNNHALKWAQCPADKVSPTSANAVRRSYSLPQHAGPRAFAPAFDTLIWPPSQISRSGVGLCLQQGAIEGTTTGPNGMGGATWKADANPNSINNTATATTDAWKIRGQRAISAALVTDTVATFAIVERIHPGNYAGQSFYGEVPNSDYQFDSGNVALGFPNGSHHGADSYNYLMMDAHVEFLGRNFTLGQTNLLTSKQTGMWSITAKD, encoded by the coding sequence ATGAAATGTCGTATTGAAACCTCCCGTCGTAGTACACCCGCTGGCTTTACCCTTGTGGAATTGCTGGTGGTCATCGCCATCATCGCCATCCTCGCAGGCATGCTTTTGCCTGCCTTGAGCAAGGCGAAACAAAAAGCCGCCCAAACCTCCTGCATGAACACCATGAAGGGGCTCGGCACAGCCATGCACATGTATCTGGGCGATGCCCAGAATGAGATCCCGTATGCCCGCTTCACGATGAACGGTAACAAGGAAGGCCTTTGTTGGGATGACTTGCTGCAGCCTTATCTGGGTGGCACCGCGTCGCTGGAACAACTCAGCGGAAACTACTACACCAAGACAAACAACCACGCCTTGAAATGGGCACAGTGCCCGGCGGACAAAGTATCGCCCACATCAGCCAATGCGGTGCGTCGCAGCTATTCGCTGCCGCAGCATGCGGGACCGCGGGCGTTTGCACCGGCGTTTGATACCCTTATCTGGCCGCCCAGCCAGATCAGCCGCAGCGGTGTGGGCCTGTGCCTGCAACAAGGCGCCATTGAAGGCACCACCACCGGACCTAACGGCATGGGCGGAGCCACCTGGAAGGCAGATGCGAACCCGAACAGCATCAACAACACCGCCACCGCCACCACGGATGCGTGGAAGATCCGCGGTCAACGCGCCATCAGCGCAGCGCTGGTTACGGATACCGTGGCCACCTTTGCCATCGTGGAGCGCATCCATCCGGGCAATTACGCCGGGCAATCGTTCTACGGCGAGGTCCCGAACTCCGATTACCAGTTCGACAGCGGCAACGTGGCCCTCGGTTTCCCGAACGGCTCCCATCACGGTGCCGATTCCTACAACTACCTCATGATGGATGCCCATGTAGAATTCCTTGGCCGGAACTTCACCCTGGGCCAGACCAATCTGCTCACCAGCAAGCAGACCGGCATGTGGTCCATCACGGCGAAAGACTAG
- a CDS encoding GNAT family N-acetyltransferase has product MSQSILCRAAVPADAPAITEFQLAMAWETEQLRLDPLKCTPGVLAVFEQPQRGRYYVAAEGDRVLGALLITSEWSDWRNGDIWWIQSVYVIPEARGRGVFKHLFAHVKALAESRADVFGLRLYVDKRNTRAKQVYQQLGMNGDHYEVCEWMKG; this is encoded by the coding sequence GTGAGCCAATCCATCCTATGCCGCGCCGCCGTGCCTGCTGATGCTCCCGCCATCACCGAATTCCAGCTCGCGATGGCGTGGGAGACGGAGCAACTGCGCCTCGATCCTCTGAAATGCACTCCGGGCGTGCTCGCTGTTTTCGAGCAACCCCAGCGTGGCCGTTACTACGTGGCCGCGGAGGGCGATCGCGTCCTCGGCGCGCTGCTCATCACCAGCGAGTGGAGCGATTGGCGGAATGGCGACATCTGGTGGATCCAGAGCGTCTATGTCATTCCCGAGGCGCGCGGTCGCGGCGTCTTCAAGCACCTCTTTGCCCACGTGAAAGCGCTCGCAGAATCACGCGCCGACGTCTTTGGCCTGCGCCTCTACGTGGACAAGCGCAACACCCGCGCCAAGCAAGTCTATCAACAGCTCGGCATGAACGGCGACCACTACGAAGTCTGCGAATGGATGAAGGGCTAA